From the genome of Lentimonas sp. CC4, one region includes:
- a CDS encoding PEP-CTERM sorting domain-containing protein (PEP-CTERM proteins occur, often in large numbers, in the proteomes of bacteria that also encode an exosortase, a predicted intramembrane cysteine proteinase. The presence of a PEP-CTERM domain at a protein's C-terminus predicts cleavage within the sorting domain, followed by covalent anchoring to some some component of the (usually Gram-negative) cell surface. Many PEP-CTERM proteins exhibit an unusual sequence composition that includes large numbers of potential glycosylation sites. Expression of one such protein has been shown restore the ability of a bacterium to form floc, a type of biofilm.) encodes MNHTQKFLAAAAITFIGASAASAQTIVAAWDGGQGNNAAGDTSVITSALVDSSLGTKGVSSHAWSGKSSTDGTWGTVGTPAAPDNSLGWQVKDGESQTFIIENTSGADLTLASFHFDYADVFDAMTVSLYYDSGDLTESDNTLLGSVTTSTTIGNGNNDWEDANISFAATLTDFVLANADSATFRIDISVAGTGASGLDNIAISIVPEPSSYALISGCFLMGFVALRRRSRS; translated from the coding sequence ATGAATCATACCCAAAAATTCCTTGCAGCTGCTGCAATCACTTTCATCGGCGCTTCGGCCGCATCAGCGCAGACCATCGTCGCCGCCTGGGACGGCGGCCAAGGCAACAACGCGGCCGGCGACACAAGCGTTATTACAAGTGCTTTAGTCGATTCCAGCCTCGGAACTAAGGGCGTCTCCTCTCACGCATGGTCGGGCAAATCGTCAACCGATGGCACCTGGGGCACCGTAGGCACCCCCGCAGCGCCAGACAACTCATTAGGCTGGCAGGTCAAAGATGGAGAGTCTCAAACCTTCATCATAGAAAACACCTCTGGGGCCGATCTGACATTAGCTTCCTTCCATTTCGACTACGCAGATGTATTCGATGCAATGACTGTCAGCCTCTACTACGATAGCGGCGACCTTACAGAGTCAGACAACACACTCTTAGGCTCCGTAACGACTTCAACAACCATAGGAAATGGCAATAACGATTGGGAGGATGCAAATATCTCATTCGCAGCGACCTTGACCGACTTCGTTCTAGCTAACGCTGATTCAGCAACATTTCGCATCGACATCTCCGTAGCAGGCACTGGCGCCTCTGGCCTCGACAACATCGCGATCAGCATCGTTCCTGAACCATCGAGCTATGCACTCATCTCCGGCTGCTTCCTCATGGGCTTCGTAGCACTACGCCGCCGCTCACGCAGCTAA
- a CDS encoding PEP-CTERM sorting domain-containing protein, with product MDTLHKFLATAAMLSIAASASAAELLVGWDGGQGFNAPPPSFQNSDLVEATIGAKNVSSFNWSSAASNDGTYGSIGTPAAPNNSLSWQVKDGNSQTFTITNISGADLPLGSIHFDYGWVFQEMTIKLYYDSGDLDAKKNTFLSSVTTSTDYGSGNNDWEDADIPIGTVLTDTILANNESATFRFDFIAAGTAAAGIDNVGITVDIPEPASVCLVTGLVMMGAIARRRKRS from the coding sequence ATGGACACTCTCCACAAATTCCTTGCCACTGCTGCGATGCTCTCAATCGCTGCGTCCGCCTCAGCTGCCGAATTGCTCGTCGGATGGGACGGTGGCCAAGGATTCAATGCACCTCCTCCCTCCTTTCAAAATTCCGACTTGGTCGAGGCCACGATCGGCGCTAAAAATGTTTCCTCTTTCAATTGGTCGTCAGCAGCGTCCAACGATGGCACCTATGGAAGCATCGGCACCCCCGCTGCCCCCAACAACTCACTCAGCTGGCAGGTAAAAGACGGAAACTCTCAAACATTCACCATTACCAACATTTCTGGCGCAGATTTGCCACTAGGTTCCATCCATTTCGACTACGGCTGGGTCTTCCAAGAAATGACGATCAAGCTCTACTACGACAGCGGAGATCTGGACGCCAAGAAAAACACATTTCTAAGCAGCGTTACTACAAGCACCGACTACGGCAGCGGCAACAACGACTGGGAAGATGCCGACATACCTATCGGCACCGTATTGACCGACACGATTCTGGCCAACAACGAATCGGCGACCTTTCGCTTCGACTTCATCGCAGCAGGCACCGCCGCCGCGGGAATCGATAACGTGGGGATCACCGTAGATATCCCGGAGCCCGCGAGCGTTTGCCTAGTCACCGGGTTAGTGATGATGGGTGCGATTGCCCGTCGCCGCAAACGTAGCTAA
- a CDS encoding sulfatase — MKYSKTLLLVLSVMLTPSLSTVGEAATAEQPNIIVFLVDDMGWQDTSLPFLYEEGKPVKTPANLRYRTPNMEVFATQGMLFTDAYAQPVCSPSRVTLLTGKSAARHEVTNWVKPNGQETGWPVSPEHWRRQGVDEAERGKTLPDRLSDAGYRTILCGKAHFGSMKSWAADPLAVGFEVNIGGSAIGLPGSYYANGEHPYGKGTDRAVPGLEKYHGSETFLTEALTLEFNAALEQSVQQGKRFYGYMAHYALHSPWNSDPRFASHYKNDSSMNGSARAYATLIEGMDKSLGDIIQKLEDLEIAEETLIFFMSDNGGENPMGQAPLRERKGSLYEGGIRVPLMVAWAKPNPQNPLQQQLPIPQDSVNHHLVHIVDLVPTILARAGVSLPEDVIMDGYDLGATLSNPSESSGRQSLLVHFPHDRKKQLAGTVYREGDWKLVYRYQTAQAELFNLKDDVGEANDLSQQYPEKVSQMLSVMKQQLESQNAQYPIHLKTKQSFSL, encoded by the coding sequence ATGAAATACTCTAAAACACTATTATTAGTTCTGTCGGTCATGTTGACTCCTAGTTTGTCAACGGTTGGCGAAGCCGCGACGGCGGAACAGCCGAACATCATTGTTTTTCTCGTGGATGACATGGGCTGGCAGGATACGTCACTGCCCTTTCTCTATGAAGAGGGCAAGCCGGTGAAGACGCCAGCGAACCTGCGTTACCGCACACCAAACATGGAAGTGTTCGCCACGCAGGGGATGCTATTTACGGACGCGTATGCGCAACCCGTTTGTTCGCCCAGTCGAGTGACCTTGTTGACCGGCAAGTCGGCGGCGCGGCATGAGGTGACCAATTGGGTGAAACCTAATGGGCAGGAAACAGGCTGGCCGGTGTCTCCTGAGCATTGGCGCAGGCAAGGTGTGGACGAGGCCGAGAGAGGTAAGACGTTGCCCGATCGACTCTCCGACGCTGGATACCGAACGATCCTTTGTGGGAAGGCTCATTTTGGCAGTATGAAGAGTTGGGCGGCAGATCCTCTAGCCGTTGGGTTCGAGGTCAATATAGGAGGTTCAGCAATCGGCCTCCCCGGATCCTATTACGCAAATGGTGAGCACCCTTATGGTAAAGGGACGGATCGCGCGGTGCCTGGTCTGGAAAAATATCATGGCAGTGAGACCTTCCTGACGGAAGCGCTGACCCTCGAGTTCAATGCTGCATTGGAACAGAGTGTTCAGCAGGGGAAGCGTTTCTATGGATATATGGCGCATTATGCCCTCCACAGTCCTTGGAATTCGGATCCGCGTTTCGCAAGCCACTACAAGAATGATTCATCGATGAATGGAAGCGCGCGTGCCTACGCCACTCTGATCGAGGGGATGGATAAATCGCTTGGTGACATCATTCAAAAACTCGAAGACTTGGAGATTGCCGAGGAGACCCTGATTTTCTTCATGTCCGACAACGGTGGAGAGAATCCCATGGGGCAGGCACCTCTAAGAGAGCGTAAAGGCAGCTTGTATGAAGGCGGCATCCGCGTTCCGCTGATGGTGGCTTGGGCGAAGCCCAATCCTCAGAACCCTCTACAGCAACAATTACCGATTCCTCAAGATTCCGTAAACCATCATCTGGTTCATATTGTGGATCTTGTTCCCACGATTCTCGCACGTGCGGGCGTGTCGTTACCGGAAGATGTCATCATGGATGGCTATGACCTTGGCGCCACTTTGAGCAATCCGTCTGAAAGCAGCGGGCGGCAATCGCTGTTAGTGCATTTTCCCCACGATCGAAAAAAGCAGCTGGCAGGGACGGTGTATCGAGAAGGGGATTGGAAGCTTGTGTATCGCTACCAGACCGCACAGGCGGAACTGTTTAACCTCAAGGATGACGTGGGTGAAGCAAATGATCTGAGTCAGCAGTATCCGGAAAAAGTGAGCCAGATGCTGTCTGTAATGAAGCAGCAGTTGGAGTCCCAGAATGCGCAGTATCCGATCCATCTCAAAACCAAGCAGTCCTTTTCCCTATAG
- a CDS encoding metallophosphoesterase family protein, giving the protein MQRLPLLLLSLLTASLWAQPQHILFTYMGDPSTTLTANWQSAPGKSSPVVYYDTVSRGGNHQAYSYQSEGQTLSIPDLEDRAIYRVNLQDLEPATTYFLTVGNAEFGFSPEIKVKTIPQDDTALRFVTGGDMGTSEDVRTLLRHSATFDPNFAVIGGDIAYANGLTESVDKWDTWLSYYTEEMITSEGHTIPLVLAIGNHEVRGGFNKTKAEVPFYFTLFGQEEERSYFTRQFGKNLVFFVLDTSHVASHESQVEWLEKAFTTYQDIRYTAAVYHVPLYPSHRDFTNRYSELGRKHWGPIFDRHQLTVAFENHDHTYKRSHLLKHDEVTEDGQGTLYLGDGCWGRNTRAVSYHPREYLKQSGAIKHFWVADCSSEKMVYRAVDLDNQVFDVYPETEPEAQVAQEIFDAKEQNYILPDGVVSLHKTHTENDRWIGGEVTITVKNPFSTPLDIQLKAKFADNKITGGSGLPHSFKQIAPGAEEQLLTSFHLRPEADAHTIDIVIGAETRDPESDRVLRFWKTDYLWLTKPTE; this is encoded by the coding sequence ATGCAACGACTCCCTCTTCTCCTCCTATCTCTCTTAACCGCTTCGCTCTGGGCGCAACCGCAGCACATTCTCTTCACTTACATGGGGGACCCCTCCACCACGCTGACGGCGAACTGGCAGTCCGCCCCTGGAAAGTCTTCACCTGTGGTTTATTATGATACGGTGTCCAGAGGAGGAAACCACCAGGCTTACAGCTACCAGTCGGAAGGTCAGACCCTCAGTATTCCGGATTTAGAGGACCGCGCGATCTACCGAGTCAACCTTCAGGATCTCGAACCGGCCACGACCTATTTTCTGACCGTCGGCAACGCGGAGTTCGGTTTCTCGCCTGAAATCAAGGTCAAAACGATTCCTCAGGATGACACCGCCCTGCGTTTTGTCACTGGGGGCGACATGGGCACCTCTGAAGATGTTCGCACACTGCTCAGACACTCCGCCACGTTTGACCCTAATTTTGCAGTCATCGGCGGAGATATCGCCTACGCGAACGGCCTGACAGAATCGGTCGACAAATGGGATACTTGGCTAAGCTATTACACCGAAGAAATGATCACCTCCGAGGGCCATACCATCCCGCTGGTGCTAGCAATCGGCAACCACGAGGTCAGAGGCGGCTTCAACAAAACCAAAGCGGAGGTTCCGTTTTATTTCACCCTGTTCGGCCAGGAAGAGGAGCGCAGTTATTTTACCCGCCAATTCGGAAAAAACCTCGTCTTCTTCGTATTGGACACCAGTCATGTGGCCTCACATGAGTCGCAGGTGGAATGGCTTGAAAAAGCATTCACCACCTATCAAGACATTCGCTACACAGCGGCGGTTTATCATGTCCCACTCTACCCCAGCCATCGCGACTTCACGAACCGCTATTCGGAGTTGGGTCGCAAGCACTGGGGACCCATTTTTGACAGACACCAGTTGACAGTCGCCTTCGAAAACCACGACCACACCTATAAACGCAGTCATCTACTGAAACACGATGAAGTGACCGAAGATGGCCAAGGCACCCTGTATCTGGGAGACGGGTGCTGGGGGCGGAACACGCGGGCAGTCAGCTACCACCCTCGCGAGTATTTAAAGCAATCAGGGGCGATTAAGCATTTTTGGGTGGCGGACTGCAGCTCCGAAAAAATGGTTTACCGCGCCGTGGATCTCGACAATCAGGTGTTCGACGTTTACCCGGAAACCGAACCAGAAGCTCAAGTCGCACAAGAGATCTTCGATGCGAAAGAGCAGAACTATATCCTACCCGATGGCGTCGTCAGTTTGCATAAAACACACACCGAAAATGACCGATGGATCGGCGGCGAGGTCACGATCACAGTCAAGAACCCCTTCTCCACACCACTCGACATTCAGCTTAAGGCTAAATTTGCAGACAACAAAATCACTGGCGGCAGCGGTCTGCCGCACAGTTTCAAACAAATCGCCCCTGGCGCGGAGGAGCAACTACTGACCTCTTTCCACTTGCGACCCGAAGCGGACGCCCACACCATAGACATCGTCATCGGCGCAGAAACTCGCGACCCTGAAAGCGATCGCGTCCTACGCTTTTGGAAAACAGATTACCTCTGGCTCACCAAGCCTACTGAATAA
- a CDS encoding cellulase family glycosylhydrolase, giving the protein MSINIRTMPLLFIAVLFAGALNANDLPADFLKTSGTLIKNQGGQGEVVQLVGPNLGGWMLMESHMSPLHPRYADKNEKYKNVFDEVSLRGALDARFGEVKRWELINAFQDAFITEPDFEIIGRSGSNVVRLVIYYENHMDREGNWYPWKFERLKWAVEMARQYGMYTILDVHGPPGTPNGNDHSGQQTWVPEGVEHPTLTKNRVLNLYTDERRQQMYFKFLRGLAEEFVGNPAVAGYDILNEPKSDAKRDRPHLWPIMEQAYHTVREVDPDHIIFMMYAFSAYGFPDPQDLGLTNVVYSSHFYNDSAKIISKAREITDTFGVPVYVGEFHVKDGGKDGILEALTASGISYSWWSYKTWMNSMLKQVNGKANIPDVTSDSFEEIRTKWSNWRTSSEDSEISLAWMEAILAATDAPSIRHPE; this is encoded by the coding sequence ATGTCCATTAACATCCGCACTATGCCACTGTTGTTCATCGCAGTGCTATTCGCAGGGGCACTCAACGCGAATGACTTGCCCGCTGATTTCTTAAAGACCAGTGGCACTTTGATTAAAAACCAGGGAGGGCAGGGAGAGGTCGTTCAATTGGTCGGCCCAAACTTAGGAGGCTGGATGTTGATGGAGTCGCACATGTCGCCTTTGCATCCCAGGTATGCCGATAAGAATGAAAAATATAAAAATGTGTTTGATGAGGTCAGCTTAAGAGGTGCATTGGATGCTCGTTTCGGTGAAGTAAAGCGCTGGGAGTTGATCAATGCCTTTCAAGATGCGTTTATCACGGAGCCGGATTTTGAGATCATTGGGCGGTCCGGTTCGAATGTGGTGCGGCTGGTCATTTACTACGAGAATCACATGGACCGAGAGGGTAACTGGTATCCGTGGAAATTTGAGCGCTTGAAATGGGCGGTGGAGATGGCGCGTCAATACGGAATGTATACCATTCTGGATGTCCACGGTCCGCCGGGCACGCCGAACGGAAACGATCATTCCGGTCAACAAACTTGGGTCCCAGAGGGGGTGGAACATCCGACCTTGACCAAAAATAGAGTGCTCAATCTTTACACGGATGAACGTCGCCAGCAGATGTATTTCAAATTTCTGCGCGGTCTGGCAGAAGAGTTTGTGGGGAATCCAGCTGTCGCGGGTTATGATATTCTCAACGAACCGAAGTCGGATGCCAAGCGAGACCGTCCACACTTGTGGCCGATCATGGAGCAGGCGTATCATACGGTGCGCGAAGTGGATCCCGATCACATCATCTTCATGATGTATGCGTTCAGTGCGTATGGCTTTCCAGATCCTCAGGACCTAGGGTTGACGAATGTCGTTTATTCTTCGCACTTTTACAACGATTCGGCAAAAATCATCAGCAAGGCGCGAGAAATTACGGATACGTTTGGAGTGCCCGTCTATGTGGGCGAGTTTCACGTTAAAGATGGCGGGAAGGATGGCATCTTAGAGGCGCTGACCGCTTCTGGGATTTCCTACTCGTGGTGGAGTTATAAGACGTGGATGAACTCCATGTTGAAACAAGTGAATGGGAAGGCGAACATTCCCGATGTGACGAGCGATTCGTTTGAGGAGATTCGGACAAAGTGGTCGAACTGGCGCACTAGTAGTGAGGATTCGGAGATATCCCTTGCATGGATGGAAGCGATTCTCGCAGCGACCGATGCTCCTTCGATTCGCCATCCGGAATAG